A window of Auraticoccus monumenti contains these coding sequences:
- a CDS encoding TetR/AcrR family transcriptional regulator, whose product MSDSGIGLREIKKQMTRESIADAALSLALEKGLEEVTIEEIAQLAFVSPRTFSNYFSCKEEAVATAGTQHNHELFDELAARPQDEAPLRSMATIMVEAVQGLSDEQLAKTASKLRLSLQHPSLRAFQTAQYDAIEAGLREVVATRSGTSLERDLYPWLVTSVAVGAVRAATSLWLRSGAGRDRLPELMTAAFDRVSEGLPAPEHQGARGGRG is encoded by the coding sequence ATGAGCGATTCGGGGATCGGCCTACGAGAGATCAAGAAGCAGATGACCAGGGAGTCCATCGCGGACGCGGCGCTGAGCCTGGCGCTGGAGAAGGGGCTGGAGGAGGTGACCATCGAGGAGATCGCCCAGCTGGCCTTCGTGTCGCCGCGGACGTTCTCCAACTACTTCAGCTGCAAGGAGGAGGCGGTCGCCACCGCGGGCACCCAGCACAACCACGAGCTCTTCGACGAGCTCGCCGCGCGCCCGCAGGACGAGGCGCCGCTGCGGTCGATGGCCACGATCATGGTGGAGGCGGTGCAGGGCCTCAGCGACGAGCAGCTGGCCAAGACCGCCAGCAAGCTGCGGCTGAGCCTGCAGCACCCGTCGCTGCGGGCCTTCCAGACGGCGCAGTACGACGCCATCGAGGCCGGCCTGCGCGAGGTCGTGGCCACCCGGAGCGGGACGTCCCTGGAGCGCGACCTCTACCCCTGGCTGGTCACCTCCGTGGCCGTGGGCGCGGTCAGGGCGGCCACCTCCTTGTGGTTGCGCTCCGGGGCCGGGCGCGACCGGCTGCCCGAGCTGATGACCGCCGCCTTCGACCGGGTGTCGGAGGGGCTGCCGGCCCCCGAGCACCAGGGGGCGCGCGGCGGTCGCGGCTGA
- a CDS encoding copper homeostasis protein CutC — translation MTGLLEVLVLHAADARRAAEGGADRLHLVGAPEVDGPSPTPDLVAEVCAAVDVPVRVTLRLREGFGTDGGEVVRLRGLASSYRDAGAEGIVMGFLDGHGEVDTQVLEALLEGGDWPWTCSRAVDHALDTDRAWARLARLPRLDQVLTAGSARGVEQGLDELIRRADDPSVAAVVMAGGELHPDHLPWLARAGVRAFHIDLDARPLGSWKAYVDADQVRSWKSLVDDVAARADHRSNRVTSKE, via the coding sequence ATGACCGGCTTGCTGGAGGTGCTGGTGCTGCACGCCGCCGACGCGCGACGGGCGGCCGAGGGCGGGGCCGACCGGCTCCACCTGGTCGGCGCGCCCGAGGTCGACGGCCCGTCACCGACGCCGGACCTGGTCGCGGAGGTGTGCGCGGCCGTGGACGTCCCGGTCCGGGTCACGCTGCGGCTGCGCGAGGGGTTCGGCACCGACGGCGGGGAGGTGGTGCGGCTCCGCGGGCTGGCCTCGTCCTACCGCGACGCCGGGGCCGAGGGCATCGTGATGGGGTTCCTCGACGGCCACGGCGAGGTGGACACCCAGGTGCTGGAGGCCCTGCTCGAGGGCGGGGACTGGCCCTGGACCTGCTCCCGCGCCGTGGACCACGCCCTGGACACCGACCGGGCGTGGGCCCGGCTGGCCCGGCTGCCGCGGCTGGACCAGGTGCTCACGGCCGGGTCGGCCCGCGGGGTGGAGCAGGGTCTGGACGAGCTGATCCGCCGCGCCGACGACCCCTCCGTCGCGGCCGTGGTGATGGCCGGCGGTGAGCTGCACCCCGACCACCTGCCGTGGCTGGCCCGCGCCGGCGTCCGCGCCTTCCACATCGACCTGGACGCCCGTCCGCTGGGGTCGTGGAAGGCCTACGTGGACGCCGACCAGGTGCGCTCCTGGAAGTCCCTGGTCGACGACGTCGCGGCCCGGGCGGATCACCGGTCGAACAGGGTCACCTCGAAGGAGTAG